A genomic stretch from Camelus ferus isolate YT-003-E chromosome 17, BCGSAC_Cfer_1.0, whole genome shotgun sequence includes:
- the TMF1 gene encoding TATA element modulatory factor isoform X2 produces MSWFNASQLSSFAKQALSQAQKSIDRVLDIQEEEPSAWAETIPYGQPGISPPVSGGWDSSTWGLKSNTEPQSQPVTSPKAITKPVRRTVVDESENFFSAFLSSADVQTIQKSPVVSKPPAKSQRPEEEVKSTLQESLHTGQSRTAETTESKVKDSPLPVSGETLAADALPPETEGKHEETVNKELDPKVSTVCLKVSESVINVKTTRENVSNMSTQPLTAETKDMALEPKEQKHEDRQSNTPSPPVSTFSSGTSTTSDIEVLDHESVISESSASSRQETADSKSSLHLMQTSFQLLSASACPEYNRLDDFPKLTESCCSSDAFERIDSFSVQSLDSRSVSEINSDDELSGKGYALVPIIVNPLTPKTKTVESVEGKPEEEVNGTLIMPTEETELEESGRSATPVNCEQPDILVSSTPVNEGHAVLDAVGEQGEAADSHPEALSEKEDMCKTVEFLNEKLDKREAQLLSLSKEKALLEEAYDNLKDEMFRVKEESSSISSLKDEFTQRIAEAEKKAQLACKERDATKKEIKSIKEELATRLNSSETADLLKEKDEQIQGLMEEGEKLSKQQLHNSNIIKKLRAKDKENENIIAKLNKKVKELEEELQHLKQVLDGKEEVEKQHRENIKKLNSVVERQEKDLGRLQVDMNELEEKNRSIQAALDSAYKELTDLHKANAAKDSEAQEAALSREMRAKEELSAALEKAQEDARQQQETLAIQVGDLRLALQRAEQAAARKEDYLRHEISELQQRLQEAENRNQELSQSVSSTTRPLLRQIENLQATLGSQTSSWEKLEKNLSDRLGESQALLAAAVERERAATEELLANKIQVSSMESQNSLLRQENSRFQAQLESEKSRLRRLEDENNRYQVELENLKDEYVRTLEETRKEKMLLNSQLEMEKMKVEQERKKAIFTQEAIKEKDEPHDHSFGPMSVSANGSNLYDAVRMGAGSSIIENLQSQLKLKEGEITHLQLEIGSLEKTRSIMAEELVKLTNQNDELEEKVKEIPKLRTQLRDLDQRYNTILQMYGEKAEEAEELRLDLEDVKNMYKTQIDELLRQRLS; encoded by the exons ATGAGCTGGTTCAACGCCTCCCAGCTCTCCAGCTTCGCCAAGCAGGCCCTGTCGCAGGCCCAGAAGTCTATCGACAGGGTCCTGGACATCCAGGAAGAGGAGCCGAGCGCCTGGGCCGAGACCATTCCGTACGGACAGCCGG gAATAAGTCCCCCTGTCAGTGGAGGATGGGATTCTTCTACCTGGGGATTAAAATCAAATACTGAACCTCAAAGTCAGCCGGTAACCTCTCCTAAAGCAATTACAAAACCAGTTCGGAGAACTGTGGTAGATGAATCTGAAAATTTCTTCAGTGCCTTTCTCTCTTCAGCGGATGTCCAGACCATTCAGAAGAGTCCAGTGGTATCAAAACCACCAGCTAAATCACAGCGACCAGAAGAAGAAGTGAAAAGCACCTTACAGGAGTCCTTGCACACTGGACAGTCGAGAACAGCTGAAACAACTGAGTCAAAAGTAAAAGACTCTCCTCTGCCTGTGTCGGGGGAGACTCTGGCTGCAGATGCTCTGCCACCTGAAACTGAAGGCAAGCATGAAGAAACTGTTAATAAAGAACTTGATCCAAAGGTGTCAACTGTATGTTTGAAAGTATCTGAAAGTGTAATTAATGTGAAAACAACCAGGGAAAATGTATCTAACATGTCTACTCAGCCTCTCACAGCTGAAACAAAGGACATGGCTTTGGAACCTAAGGAACAAAAACATGAAGACAGGCAGAGCAATACACCTTCTCCTCCTGTTAGTACCTTCTCATCAGGTACTTCTACCACCAGTGATATTGAAGTTTTAGATCATGAAAGTGTAATCAGTGAGAGCTCGGCAAGTTCAAGACAAGAGACTGCAGATTCAAAATCAAGTCTGCACTTGATGCAGACATCTTTTCAGCTTCTCTCAGCATCTGCATGTCCTGAGTATAATCGTCTAGATGATTTCCCAAAACTTACTGAGAGTTGCTGCTCATCTGATGCTTTTGAAAGGATAGACTCGTTTAGTGTACAGTCATTAGACAGCCGTAGTGTAAGCGAAATCAATTCAGATGATGAATTGTCAGGCAAGGGATATGCTTTAGTACCAATTATAGTTAATCCTTTAACTCCGAAGACTAAAACAGTCGAATCTGTTGAAGGAAAGCCTGAAGAAGAAGTAAATGGAACATTAATTATGCCCACTGAGGAAACAGAATTGGAAGAAAGTGGACGGAGTGCAACTCCCGTTAACTGTGAACAGCCTGATATCTTGGTTTCTTCTACACCAGTAAATGAAGGACATGCTGTCTTAGATGCGGTTGGTGAGCAGGGTGAAGCTGCTGACAGTCATCCAGAAGCACTTTCTGAGAAGGAAGATATGTGCAAG ACAGTTGAATTTCTGAATGAGAAATTGGATAAAAGGGAAGCTCAGTTATTATCACTAAGTAAGGAAAAAGCACTTCTTGAAGAAGCTTATGATAATCTGAAAGA tgaAATGTTCagagtgaaagaagaaagcagcAGCATTTCTTCCTTGAAAGATGAGTTTACTCAAAGAATtgcagaagcagaaaagaaagctCAGCTAGCCTGCAAAGAGAGAGATGCCACTAAAAAg gaaatcaaaagtataaaagaagaaCTTGCTACTAGATTAAATAGTAGTGAAACTGCAGACCttttgaaagagaaagatgagcagATCCAAGGGTTAATGGAAGAAG GAGAAAAACTTTCCAAACAGCAGCTGCACAATTCTAACATCATTAAGAAATTAAGagctaaagacaaagaaaatgaaaatattattgcAAAGctaaacaaaaaagttaaagagCTAGAAGAAGAGTTACAACATTTAAAACAG GTCCTTGATGGCAAAGAAGAGGTCGAGAAacaacacagagaaaatattaagaaactaaATTCTGTGGTAGAACGCCAAGAGAAAGATCTTGGCCGACTTCAAGTAGACATGAATGAACTTGAAGAAAAGAACCGAAGTATTCAGGCTGCCCTTGATAGTGCATACAA agaacttACTGATCTCCACAAAGCCAACGCTGCAAAGGACAGTGAGGCCCAGGAAGCTGCTCTGAGTCGTGAAATGAGGGCTAAAGAGGAACTTTCTGCAGCCCTAGAGAAGGCCCAAGAAGACGCCCGTCAGCAGCAAGAAACATTAGCGATTCAG GTTGGGGACCTTAGGCTGGCACTGCAGCGTGCAGAACAAGCAGCTGCCAGAAAAGAGGATTATTTACGCCATGAGATCAGTGAACTCCAGCAG AGACTCCAGGAAGCAGAGAATCGAAACCAAGAATTGAGTCAAAGTGTTTCTTCAACAACAAGACCATTGCTTCGACAGATAGAAAATTTGCAAGCAACTCTAGGGTCCCAGACGTCGTCGTGGGAGAAGTTAGAGAAGAATCTTTCTGATAGACTTG GTGAATCCCAGGCTCTGTTGGCAGCAGCCGTTGAGAGAGAACGTGCAGCTACAGAAGAACTCCTTGCCAACAAAATTCAGGTGTCTTCCATGGAGTCACAGAATTCTCTCTTAAGACAGGAAAACAGTAGATTTCAGGCCCAGCTAGAATCAGAGAAAAGTAGGCTGAGAAGACTAGAGGATGAAAATAATAG GTACCAAGTAGAATTAGAAAACCTAAAAGATGAATATGTAAGAACACTtgaagagacaaggaaagaaaag ATGCTGTTGAATAGTCagttagaaatggagaaaatgaaagttgaacaagaaaggaagaaagcaatttTCACTCaagaagcaataaaagaaaag GATGAGCCTCATGATCACTCATTTGGACCAATGTCTGTATCAGCAAATGGAAGCAATCTTTATGATGCTGTAAGGATGGGAGCGGGATCAAGCATTATTGAAAATCTACAGTCTCAGCTAAAGctaaaggaaggagaaattacTCATTTACAG CTAGAAATTGGCAGTCTAGAAAAAACACGCTCGATAATGGCTGAAGAGCTAGTTAAACTAACAAATCAAAATGATGAACTTGAAGAGAAAGTGAAGGAGATACCCAAACTTCGAACTCAGCTAAGA GATTTGGATCAAAGATACAACACTATTCTGCAGATGTatggagagaaagcagaagaggcAGAAGAACTTCGATTAGATCTTGAAGatgtaaaaaatatgtataagacTCAAATAGATGAGCTTTTAAGACAAAGGCTCAGTTAA
- the TMF1 gene encoding TATA element modulatory factor isoform X1 — MSWFNASQLSSFAKQALSQAQKSIDRVLDIQEEEPSAWAETIPYGQPGISPPVSGGWDSSTWGLKSNTEPQSQPVTSPKAITKPVRRTVVDESENFFSAFLSSADVQTIQKSPVVSKPPAKSQRPEEEVKSTLQESLHTGQSRTAETTESKVKDSPLPVSGETLAADALPPETEGKHEETVNKELDPKVSTVCLKVSESVINVKTTRENVSNMSTQPLTAETKDMALEPKEQKHEDRQSNTPSPPVSTFSSGTSTTSDIEVLDHESVISESSASSRQETADSKSSLHLMQTSFQLLSASACPEYNRLDDFPKLTESCCSSDAFERIDSFSVQSLDSRSVSEINSDDELSGKGYALVPIIVNPLTPKTKTVESVEGKPEEEVNGTLIMPTEETELEESGRSATPVNCEQPDILVSSTPVNEGHAVLDAVGEQGEAADSHPEALSEKEDMCKTVEFLNEKLDKREAQLLSLSKEKALLEEAYDNLKDEMFRVKEESSSISSLKDEFTQRIAEAEKKAQLACKERDATKKEIKSIKEELATRLNSSETADLLKEKDEQIQGLMEEGEKLSKQQLHNSNIIKKLRAKDKENENIIAKLNKKVKELEEELQHLKQVLDGKEEVEKQHRENIKKLNSVVERQEKDLGRLQVDMNELEEKNRSIQAALDSAYKELTDLHKANAAKDSEAQEAALSREMRAKEELSAALEKAQEDARQQQETLAIQVGDLRLALQRAEQAAARKEDYLRHEISELQQRLQEAENRNQELSQSVSSTTRPLLRQIENLQATLGSQTSSWEKLEKNLSDRLGESQALLAAAVERERAATEELLANKIQVSSMESQNSLLRQENSRFQAQLESEKSRLRRLEDENNRYQVELENLKDEYVRTLEETRKEKMLLNSQLEMEKMKVEQERKKAIFTQEAIKEKERKPFSVSSTPTMSRSSSISGVDMVGLQTSFLSQDEPHDHSFGPMSVSANGSNLYDAVRMGAGSSIIENLQSQLKLKEGEITHLQLEIGSLEKTRSIMAEELVKLTNQNDELEEKVKEIPKLRTQLRDLDQRYNTILQMYGEKAEEAEELRLDLEDVKNMYKTQIDELLRQRLS; from the exons ATGAGCTGGTTCAACGCCTCCCAGCTCTCCAGCTTCGCCAAGCAGGCCCTGTCGCAGGCCCAGAAGTCTATCGACAGGGTCCTGGACATCCAGGAAGAGGAGCCGAGCGCCTGGGCCGAGACCATTCCGTACGGACAGCCGG gAATAAGTCCCCCTGTCAGTGGAGGATGGGATTCTTCTACCTGGGGATTAAAATCAAATACTGAACCTCAAAGTCAGCCGGTAACCTCTCCTAAAGCAATTACAAAACCAGTTCGGAGAACTGTGGTAGATGAATCTGAAAATTTCTTCAGTGCCTTTCTCTCTTCAGCGGATGTCCAGACCATTCAGAAGAGTCCAGTGGTATCAAAACCACCAGCTAAATCACAGCGACCAGAAGAAGAAGTGAAAAGCACCTTACAGGAGTCCTTGCACACTGGACAGTCGAGAACAGCTGAAACAACTGAGTCAAAAGTAAAAGACTCTCCTCTGCCTGTGTCGGGGGAGACTCTGGCTGCAGATGCTCTGCCACCTGAAACTGAAGGCAAGCATGAAGAAACTGTTAATAAAGAACTTGATCCAAAGGTGTCAACTGTATGTTTGAAAGTATCTGAAAGTGTAATTAATGTGAAAACAACCAGGGAAAATGTATCTAACATGTCTACTCAGCCTCTCACAGCTGAAACAAAGGACATGGCTTTGGAACCTAAGGAACAAAAACATGAAGACAGGCAGAGCAATACACCTTCTCCTCCTGTTAGTACCTTCTCATCAGGTACTTCTACCACCAGTGATATTGAAGTTTTAGATCATGAAAGTGTAATCAGTGAGAGCTCGGCAAGTTCAAGACAAGAGACTGCAGATTCAAAATCAAGTCTGCACTTGATGCAGACATCTTTTCAGCTTCTCTCAGCATCTGCATGTCCTGAGTATAATCGTCTAGATGATTTCCCAAAACTTACTGAGAGTTGCTGCTCATCTGATGCTTTTGAAAGGATAGACTCGTTTAGTGTACAGTCATTAGACAGCCGTAGTGTAAGCGAAATCAATTCAGATGATGAATTGTCAGGCAAGGGATATGCTTTAGTACCAATTATAGTTAATCCTTTAACTCCGAAGACTAAAACAGTCGAATCTGTTGAAGGAAAGCCTGAAGAAGAAGTAAATGGAACATTAATTATGCCCACTGAGGAAACAGAATTGGAAGAAAGTGGACGGAGTGCAACTCCCGTTAACTGTGAACAGCCTGATATCTTGGTTTCTTCTACACCAGTAAATGAAGGACATGCTGTCTTAGATGCGGTTGGTGAGCAGGGTGAAGCTGCTGACAGTCATCCAGAAGCACTTTCTGAGAAGGAAGATATGTGCAAG ACAGTTGAATTTCTGAATGAGAAATTGGATAAAAGGGAAGCTCAGTTATTATCACTAAGTAAGGAAAAAGCACTTCTTGAAGAAGCTTATGATAATCTGAAAGA tgaAATGTTCagagtgaaagaagaaagcagcAGCATTTCTTCCTTGAAAGATGAGTTTACTCAAAGAATtgcagaagcagaaaagaaagctCAGCTAGCCTGCAAAGAGAGAGATGCCACTAAAAAg gaaatcaaaagtataaaagaagaaCTTGCTACTAGATTAAATAGTAGTGAAACTGCAGACCttttgaaagagaaagatgagcagATCCAAGGGTTAATGGAAGAAG GAGAAAAACTTTCCAAACAGCAGCTGCACAATTCTAACATCATTAAGAAATTAAGagctaaagacaaagaaaatgaaaatattattgcAAAGctaaacaaaaaagttaaagagCTAGAAGAAGAGTTACAACATTTAAAACAG GTCCTTGATGGCAAAGAAGAGGTCGAGAAacaacacagagaaaatattaagaaactaaATTCTGTGGTAGAACGCCAAGAGAAAGATCTTGGCCGACTTCAAGTAGACATGAATGAACTTGAAGAAAAGAACCGAAGTATTCAGGCTGCCCTTGATAGTGCATACAA agaacttACTGATCTCCACAAAGCCAACGCTGCAAAGGACAGTGAGGCCCAGGAAGCTGCTCTGAGTCGTGAAATGAGGGCTAAAGAGGAACTTTCTGCAGCCCTAGAGAAGGCCCAAGAAGACGCCCGTCAGCAGCAAGAAACATTAGCGATTCAG GTTGGGGACCTTAGGCTGGCACTGCAGCGTGCAGAACAAGCAGCTGCCAGAAAAGAGGATTATTTACGCCATGAGATCAGTGAACTCCAGCAG AGACTCCAGGAAGCAGAGAATCGAAACCAAGAATTGAGTCAAAGTGTTTCTTCAACAACAAGACCATTGCTTCGACAGATAGAAAATTTGCAAGCAACTCTAGGGTCCCAGACGTCGTCGTGGGAGAAGTTAGAGAAGAATCTTTCTGATAGACTTG GTGAATCCCAGGCTCTGTTGGCAGCAGCCGTTGAGAGAGAACGTGCAGCTACAGAAGAACTCCTTGCCAACAAAATTCAGGTGTCTTCCATGGAGTCACAGAATTCTCTCTTAAGACAGGAAAACAGTAGATTTCAGGCCCAGCTAGAATCAGAGAAAAGTAGGCTGAGAAGACTAGAGGATGAAAATAATAG GTACCAAGTAGAATTAGAAAACCTAAAAGATGAATATGTAAGAACACTtgaagagacaaggaaagaaaag ATGCTGTTGAATAGTCagttagaaatggagaaaatgaaagttgaacaagaaaggaagaaagcaatttTCACTCaagaagcaataaaagaaaag GAACGGAAGCCATTTTCTGTTTCTAGCACTCCCACAATGTCACGGTCAAGTTCAATAAGTGGAGTTGATATGGTAGGGCTACAGACGTCTTTTCTGTCTCAg GATGAGCCTCATGATCACTCATTTGGACCAATGTCTGTATCAGCAAATGGAAGCAATCTTTATGATGCTGTAAGGATGGGAGCGGGATCAAGCATTATTGAAAATCTACAGTCTCAGCTAAAGctaaaggaaggagaaattacTCATTTACAG CTAGAAATTGGCAGTCTAGAAAAAACACGCTCGATAATGGCTGAAGAGCTAGTTAAACTAACAAATCAAAATGATGAACTTGAAGAGAAAGTGAAGGAGATACCCAAACTTCGAACTCAGCTAAGA GATTTGGATCAAAGATACAACACTATTCTGCAGATGTatggagagaaagcagaagaggcAGAAGAACTTCGATTAGATCTTGAAGatgtaaaaaatatgtataagacTCAAATAGATGAGCTTTTAAGACAAAGGCTCAGTTAA